The Saprospiraceae bacterium genome includes a window with the following:
- a CDS encoding CBS domain-containing protein, giving the protein MMNESVESIMITDLITLGPESTVEEVSDIFKSKNIHHIPVIDKGILVGMVTTFDMWKIKSTMSEYSKILVKDIMTKKLAKLEPDDKIGTAAELFLVNRFHAIPVVRDGLLVGLVTTFDILRYEFRKEYPDPILFKDVLDKGLDAAHQ; this is encoded by the coding sequence ATGATGAATGAAAGTGTAGAAAGCATAATGATCACAGATCTGATCACTTTGGGACCGGAGAGTACTGTCGAAGAAGTCAGTGATATTTTCAAGTCAAAAAACATTCATCACATACCCGTTATCGACAAAGGAATACTCGTAGGTATGGTCACCACGTTTGATATGTGGAAAATTAAATCCACTATGTCTGAATACAGCAAAATTCTTGTAAAAGATATCATGACTAAAAAACTGGCAAAACTTGAGCCTGATGATAAAATAGGTACAGCTGCTGAATTGTTTTTAGTAAATCGGTTTCATGCTATTCCTGTGGTAAGAGATGGTTTATTAGTAGGCTTAGTAACCACCTTTGATATCCTGAGGTACGAATTCCGAAAAGAATACCCTGATCCTATTTTATTTAAAGATGTCCTTGATAAAGGTCTTGATGCTGCGCATCAATAG
- a CDS encoding asparaginase, translated as MTETSKIQIFVTGGTFDKEYNYITGQLYFKDTHLHQMFDRGRSTLDVDIKTLMMIDSLQMTDADREIIIYSCKKSEYEKIVLTHGTDTMVQTASAIAKHKIAKTIIITGAMIPYAFGTSSDGFFNLGAALAFVQTLPHGVYIAMNGRYYLWDKVKKNTKTGYFEYL; from the coding sequence ATGACTGAAACCAGTAAAATCCAGATCTTTGTCACGGGAGGTACATTTGACAAGGAGTACAACTACATCACCGGTCAATTATATTTTAAAGATACTCATCTTCATCAGATGTTTGACCGTGGCAGAAGCACCCTTGACGTAGATATAAAGACACTGATGATGATAGATAGTCTCCAGATGACCGATGCTGACAGAGAAATCATCATATACTCCTGCAAAAAAAGTGAATATGAAAAAATTGTACTAACTCATGGTACTGACACCATGGTCCAGACAGCATCAGCCATTGCCAAGCACAAAATAGCTAAAACTATTATCATTACAGGTGCGATGATTCCGTATGCATTTGGGACCTCATCTGATGGTTTTTTTAACCTTGGCGCAGCATTGGCTTTTGTGCAAACACTGCCTCATGGTGTTTATATAGCCATGAACGGGAGATATTATCTATGGGACAAAGTCAAAAAAAATACCAAAACAGGATATTTTGAGTATCTATAA
- a CDS encoding glycosyltransferase, translating to MSSKFILLLNPDTILQEDTLKMCHAYMKDHPQAGALGVHLIDGSGKFLPESKRQIPGMWNSFCKLFYLSDLFPKSRIFSGYNLGYLPENEINEVEVLCGAFMFIRSSVLDETGLLDEAFFMYGEDIDLSHRILKAGYKIVYFPETSIVHFKGESTKKSSLNYIKSFYGAMSIYVSKHFNTGTSRKFTRFIHWAIGARALLSGIGRFTKIGFRQILDFLLILGGLSLTKTLWATYYFRAPGYYDDAPIYLLLFTCSFIWVFFLWFFGHYDKKYSTKNTLNGIFWGSVVSLSVYALLPEYLRASRALIVFGIFWTLLITVLIKFVIKRVTAKTEKMTDRKNMIIVASKINALYLEKILNNSFSDIENIYYVAPDQNSDASFYHNSLSNLHFMIQSLHITDVIFSSDDVSFKEIIQSMSQCNSKVRFKIGGDNSLSILGSDDKNQQGQLYSFDLPYVIGQEQNKRYKRMTDIIVSFVLIPFIPFLIVSCGFRIALISNLFKTFFGKYTLVGYGGKNEDYNFLPSLKRGIIKYPMTQKVLNYTPDFFRLKNIEYAKNCSFLTDINVIWANLYKLGDKVERKELSSGNMF from the coding sequence ATGTCATCAAAATTCATACTTTTACTCAATCCCGACACCATATTGCAAGAAGATACTTTAAAGATGTGTCATGCTTATATGAAGGACCACCCACAAGCAGGAGCACTTGGAGTTCACTTGATTGATGGAAGTGGTAAGTTTTTACCTGAATCTAAAAGGCAGATTCCAGGGATGTGGAACTCATTTTGCAAGCTATTTTATCTTTCCGACTTATTTCCGAAATCCAGAATTTTCAGTGGGTACAATCTAGGGTATCTGCCGGAGAATGAGATCAATGAAGTAGAAGTACTTTGTGGTGCGTTTATGTTTATCAGATCATCAGTTTTGGATGAAACCGGCTTACTGGATGAAGCCTTTTTTATGTATGGAGAAGATATAGATCTTTCCCACAGAATTCTCAAAGCAGGGTACAAAATTGTTTACTTTCCGGAAACTAGTATTGTCCATTTTAAAGGGGAAAGTACAAAGAAGAGCAGTTTGAACTATATAAAATCATTTTATGGTGCCATGTCCATTTATGTAAGCAAACATTTTAATACAGGTACATCACGAAAGTTTACCCGATTTATACATTGGGCTATCGGAGCAAGGGCCCTGCTCTCAGGCATCGGAAGGTTCACTAAAATCGGATTTAGGCAGATACTCGATTTTTTGCTGATTCTGGGAGGTTTGAGTCTCACAAAAACATTATGGGCGACCTATTACTTTCGAGCACCCGGATATTATGATGATGCACCTATATATCTTTTACTTTTCACATGCTCTTTCATTTGGGTCTTTTTTTTGTGGTTTTTTGGTCATTATGATAAAAAATATTCCACCAAAAACACATTGAACGGTATATTTTGGGGTAGTGTAGTTTCACTTTCGGTTTATGCATTATTGCCGGAGTATTTGAGGGCTAGTAGGGCACTAATTGTTTTTGGCATATTCTGGACATTATTAATTACCGTGTTGATAAAATTTGTCATCAAAAGAGTAACAGCGAAGACAGAGAAGATGACTGACCGAAAAAATATGATTATAGTGGCTTCCAAGATCAACGCCTTATATTTGGAGAAGATATTGAATAACAGTTTTTCAGATATTGAAAATATATATTATGTTGCTCCTGACCAAAATTCGGATGCATCTTTTTATCACAATTCACTATCAAATCTTCATTTTATGATACAGTCACTTCATATAACTGATGTGATTTTTAGTAGTGATGACGTAAGTTTTAAAGAAATCATTCAGAGTATGTCTCAGTGCAACAGCAAAGTGAGATTTAAGATCGGAGGTGATAATTCATTGAGCATCTTAGGTAGTGATGATAAAAATCAACAGGGACAATTATATAGCTTTGACCTGCCTTATGTGATAGGACAGGAGCAAAATAAGAGGTACAAAAGAATGACGGATATCATAGTTTCTTTTGTATTGATACCCTTTATACCGTTTTTAATTGTTAGTTGTGGTTTTCGTATCGCTCTGATATCAAATCTTTTTAAAACCTTTTTTGGTAAATATACTTTGGTAGGTTATGGTGGCAAAAATGAAGATTATAATTTTTTACCATCTTTGAAAAGAGGAATTATTAAGTATCCTATGACGCAAAAAGTTTTGAACTACACTCCTGATTTTTTTAGACTTAAAAATATAGAATACGCTAAAAATTGTAGTTTTCTTACAGATATTAATGTCATTTGGGCCAACCTTTACAAACTGGGAGACAAGGTGGAAAGAAAGGAATTATCATCCGGGAATATGTTTTAA
- a CDS encoding glycosyltransferase: MKYQNDLGIVIVNYNVRHFLVQCLQSIKTSSLEGMKIEIWVVDNASVDGSCAFYTVNILRSTSSKILKIKDSL; encoded by the coding sequence ATGAAGTACCAAAATGACCTGGGCATAGTTATAGTCAATTATAATGTCAGACATTTTTTGGTGCAGTGTCTGCAATCTATAAAGACTTCTTCTCTTGAAGGAATGAAAATCGAAATTTGGGTGGTTGATAATGCCTCTGTCGATGGTAGTTGTGCCTTTTACACAGTCAATATCCTGAGGTCCACATCATCGAAAATACTGAAAATAAAGGATTCTCTGTAG
- the recR gene encoding recombination protein RecR — translation MNFSSKILEDSVEALASLPGIGRKTALRLALHLVQDNTNKAQRISTSLTRLNTDIRKCRVCNNISDHDLCNICTNASRKSGILCVVENARDVMAIEDTNQFSGRYHVLGGVISPLDGIGPGDLSIDQLINRIQVENISELIMAISPTIEGETTIYYISKLLKDTDIRISVIARGVAFGGDLEYADELTLGRSIASRIPYSFQI, via the coding sequence ATGAATTTTTCGTCTAAAATACTTGAAGACTCTGTAGAAGCACTCGCATCTCTTCCTGGGATAGGAAGAAAAACGGCATTGCGGCTGGCATTGCACCTTGTGCAGGACAATACAAATAAAGCGCAGAGAATATCCACATCCCTCACCAGACTGAACACAGACATCAGAAAGTGCAGGGTTTGTAACAACATATCGGATCACGACCTTTGCAATATATGCACCAACGCATCCAGAAAATCAGGGATTTTATGTGTCGTAGAAAACGCAAGAGACGTCATGGCCATCGAAGATACCAATCAATTTAGTGGCAGATACCATGTTTTGGGAGGTGTGATTTCTCCATTGGACGGTATAGGTCCCGGAGACTTAAGCATAGATCAACTCATCAACCGGATTCAGGTAGAAAATATAAGTGAACTTATCATGGCTATCAGCCCTACTATCGAAGGCGAAACTACAATATACTACATTTCCAAATTACTTAAAGATACTGATATCAGGATTTCTGTAATTGCAAGGGGTGTAGCATTTGGCGGCGATCTTGAGTATGCAGATGAGCTGACATTAGGCAGATCGATTGCTTCCAGAATACCATACTCTTTTCAAATCTGA
- the tatC gene encoding twin-arginine translocase subunit TatC — MSEIIRNFFPKKHKSEDESKEMGFLDHLEELRWHVIRAGIAVIVIAIIALVFQNEVFEYIIYAPKKPSFITYKVFCAISEATCFSPPELPLITRELGEQFFMGITVSLYLGVVVAFPIIFYEFWKFIKPGLYDQEIKIANRLIGVTSLLFLLGVSFGYFVIAPFAITFLGSYSVGTEAINSPTLASYVSYLTMFTIPVGLAFELPIVVYFLAKIGIIGPEIMKKFRKEAFLVIFIIAAVITPPDALTQILVGIPMYILYEISITVAARVVKDNETTNTPQPNDA, encoded by the coding sequence ATGTCAGAAATCATCAGAAATTTTTTTCCAAAAAAGCATAAAAGCGAAGATGAATCCAAGGAAATGGGCTTTCTGGATCATTTGGAAGAGCTCAGATGGCATGTCATCAGGGCAGGTATTGCTGTGATTGTGATTGCTATAATAGCATTAGTATTTCAAAATGAAGTATTTGAATATATCATATATGCTCCAAAAAAACCGTCCTTTATCACCTACAAAGTTTTTTGTGCTATATCTGAAGCTACATGTTTTAGTCCTCCGGAACTCCCTCTGATCACTCGCGAGCTGGGAGAACAATTTTTTATGGGGATTACCGTTTCGCTTTATTTAGGAGTGGTAGTAGCCTTTCCGATTATTTTTTATGAATTCTGGAAATTTATCAAACCAGGATTATATGATCAGGAAATCAAAATAGCCAACAGACTTATAGGCGTCACATCATTGCTTTTTTTACTGGGAGTGAGTTTCGGATATTTTGTGATAGCCCCGTTTGCTATTACTTTTTTGGGCAGTTACTCAGTAGGAACCGAAGCCATCAACAGCCCCACACTTGCATCTTATGTCAGCTATCTCACCATGTTTACCATACCTGTAGGATTGGCTTTTGAATTACCAATAGTGGTTTATTTTCTTGCCAAAATCGGGATTATTGGTCCGGAGATTATGAAAAAATTCAGGAAGGAAGCATTTCTTGTTATTTTTATCATAGCAGCAGTGATCACTCCACCGGATGCACTGACTCAGATCCTGGTAGGAATACCAATGTACATTTTGTACGAAATATCCATTACCGTTGCCGCCAGAGTTGTAAAAGACAATGAAACCACAAATACCCCACAGCCCAATGACGCATAG
- the hscA gene encoding Fe-S protein assembly chaperone HscA: MKIPIDLKTGSINAEEEKDVIVGIDLGTTNSLVAYIAGENPVTIKSNCGQNALTPSVLHFSKDETIIVGAEAKKFLVSDPQNTVFSVKRLMGKSFNDVSKLKSSIGYEIIDEDKEALVKIRVKNKYYTPVELSSEILKSLKRDAENHLKRPITKAVITVPAYFNDAQRQATRDAGKLAGLDVLRIVNEPTAASLAYGIGLSRDVVSNIAVYDLGGGTFDISILHLEDGVFDVLSTHGDTFLGGDDIDRLIIEYWENKNISLHGNEAKSLNFGQEIRLAAEEAKIFLSSHDHFQTKIGDLSLEIDKVTFESLILPVIEKTMESVRLAVKDSGLKTVEIDKVILVGGSSRIPLIKNHLKEFFGITPDDTVNPDEVVALGAAIQADILAGNRKDILLLDVSPLSLGIETVGGLMDTIIPRNSKVPAKAGRQYTTSVDGQTNLRISVYQGERDLVQHNRKLGEFILKNIPPMVAGMPKIEVQFIIDADGILTVKARELRSGMESSIDIRSTYGISEEQMALMLLDSIKNAEDDVQQRGILEAINEANNILQASDKFIQQNEDILSDAEIEKLRNLTEKLEKAVHSGEKDTIHTAITKLNDYSLPLAQRSLDANISKALKGVKV; this comes from the coding sequence ATGAAAATTCCAATAGATCTCAAGACAGGGAGTATAAATGCAGAAGAAGAGAAAGATGTGATTGTTGGCATCGACCTGGGTACTACCAATAGTCTTGTTGCTTATATTGCAGGAGAAAATCCTGTAACTATCAAATCAAATTGCGGACAAAATGCGCTCACTCCTTCGGTTTTACATTTTAGTAAAGACGAGACCATTATTGTTGGTGCTGAAGCGAAAAAGTTTTTGGTATCAGATCCTCAAAACACAGTTTTTTCAGTAAAAAGACTCATGGGCAAATCTTTTAATGATGTCAGTAAGTTGAAGTCCAGTATAGGTTATGAAATCATTGATGAAGATAAGGAAGCATTGGTCAAAATAAGAGTGAAAAATAAATATTATACACCTGTAGAGCTTTCTTCTGAAATCCTAAAGTCACTCAAAAGAGATGCAGAGAATCATCTAAAACGTCCGATCACCAAGGCAGTCATTACTGTTCCAGCTTATTTTAATGATGCCCAACGGCAGGCCACAAGAGATGCAGGCAAACTTGCAGGTCTTGATGTTTTGAGGATAGTCAACGAACCCACAGCAGCAAGTCTGGCTTATGGAATAGGTCTGAGTCGTGATGTTGTTTCCAATATTGCAGTTTATGACTTAGGTGGAGGTACATTTGACATTTCTATTCTTCATCTGGAAGATGGTGTTTTTGATGTACTTTCCACTCATGGAGATACGTTTTTAGGTGGAGATGATATCGACAGGCTTATTATCGAGTATTGGGAAAATAAGAATATATCTCTTCACGGGAATGAAGCCAAAAGTTTGAATTTCGGACAGGAAATAAGACTGGCCGCAGAGGAAGCTAAAATATTTCTTTCTTCTCATGATCACTTCCAAACGAAGATAGGAGACCTTTCTCTCGAAATAGACAAAGTTACTTTTGAGTCTTTGATTTTACCTGTGATAGAAAAGACAATGGAAAGTGTAAGACTGGCTGTGAAAGATTCCGGTCTCAAAACTGTAGAAATTGACAAAGTGATCTTAGTAGGAGGCTCGAGCAGGATTCCTCTAATCAAGAACCACCTCAAAGAATTTTTTGGAATTACTCCTGATGATACTGTAAATCCTGATGAAGTAGTTGCACTCGGTGCTGCGATTCAGGCTGATATCCTTGCGGGAAACAGAAAAGACATATTATTGCTGGATGTATCGCCTTTGTCATTGGGTATAGAGACAGTAGGTGGCCTGATGGATACCATTATTCCGCGCAACTCCAAAGTACCTGCAAAAGCCGGAAGACAATATACTACATCAGTGGATGGGCAGACCAATCTAAGGATTTCTGTTTATCAGGGTGAGCGGGATCTTGTACAGCATAACAGAAAACTTGGAGAGTTTATTCTGAAAAATATACCTCCAATGGTAGCGGGAATGCCCAAAATAGAAGTGCAATTTATCATAGATGCTGATGGTATACTTACTGTAAAGGCGCGTGAGCTAAGATCAGGAATGGAATCCTCCATTGACATCAGATCTACCTATGGTATTTCGGAAGAACAGATGGCGCTCATGTTACTTGATTCAATAAAAAATGCAGAAGATGATGTACAGCAAAGAGGTATTTTGGAAGCGATTAATGAAGCTAATAATATTCTTCAGGCTTCAGATAAGTTTATCCAACAAAATGAAGATATTCTTTCAGATGCTGAGATAGAGAAGTTGAGGAATTTGACTGAAAAACTCGAAAAAGCCGTGCATTCAGGAGAAAAAGACACTATTCATACAGCGATCACAAAGCTCAATGACTATTCTTTACCATTGGCACAAAGATCACTGGATGCCAATATATCAAAAGCACTCAAAGGTGTAAAAGTCTAA
- a CDS encoding OmpA family protein, with the protein MKTLNTFLLAMSILLLIPSCVSKKKLNEANTALEAHKSLLTRCEDRSKDLEAQLLEANRKLEMANANLKKSNDELVGNNARVKALEDQIVVLKSSQGNLLEQLNTASVLNKAGAESIKKSLEAINMQSGYIQELTKSMQYKDSVNLALALNLKKSLSDFNDKDITIEVKKGVVYISLSDNMLFRSGSAIINPAAESVLAKIASIVNDQAQLDILVEGHTDNVPISTDCYTDNWDLSAKRATSVVRTLQTKFKVDPSRMTAGGRSEFTPKTSNSNASGRAENRRTEIIVLPKLDQFFKLLEAPNAPK; encoded by the coding sequence ATGAAGACTTTAAATACATTTTTATTGGCAATGTCAATTTTGCTTTTAATTCCATCTTGTGTCAGCAAGAAAAAACTGAACGAAGCAAATACAGCTCTTGAAGCTCACAAGTCACTTTTGACAAGATGTGAGGATAGAAGTAAAGATCTTGAAGCACAACTTCTTGAAGCTAACAGAAAACTGGAAATGGCTAATGCCAATCTGAAAAAATCAAACGATGAGTTAGTAGGAAACAATGCAAGAGTAAAAGCTCTTGAAGATCAGATCGTGGTGCTAAAATCATCACAAGGCAATCTTTTGGAACAGTTAAACACTGCTTCAGTCCTGAATAAAGCCGGTGCAGAAAGCATTAAAAAATCGCTCGAAGCTATCAACATGCAGAGTGGATACATTCAGGAGCTTACTAAGTCTATGCAGTACAAAGACTCTGTAAACCTAGCACTTGCTCTCAATCTTAAAAAATCACTTAGTGACTTTAATGACAAAGATATCACGATCGAAGTTAAGAAGGGAGTGGTGTACATCTCGTTGTCAGACAATATGCTTTTTAGATCAGGTTCTGCCATAATCAATCCGGCAGCTGAAAGTGTCCTGGCAAAAATTGCATCCATAGTCAATGATCAGGCACAATTGGACATCCTCGTCGAAGGCCACACAGACAATGTTCCTATCAGTACAGATTGTTATACAGATAATTGGGACTTAAGCGCAAAGCGAGCTACTTCTGTCGTAAGAACCCTTCAAACTAAGTTTAAAGTAGATCCTTCCCGGATGACTGCAGGTGGTCGTTCAGAATTCACTCCTAAAACTTCCAACTCTAATGCTTCCGGCAGAGCAGAAAACAGAAGAACAGAAATCATCGTATTACCTAAACTGGATCAGTTCTTCAAATTATTAGAAGCTCCAAATGCTCCAAAATAG
- a CDS encoding AAA family ATPase, with amino-acid sequence MELVGRKKEKKALLDLLKTDKSELVAVLGRRRVGKTFLVKSTYKGNVLFQMTGLYKSTLSEHMERFAKRLGEAYGLDMATLPPRDWFHAFDMLQTLIGRQKGKSKKVIFLDEFPWMATNKSRFLTAFTDFWNSFAVDRTDLVIVICGSSASWMIKKVLKNKGGLHNRVTSRIALLPFTLSETELFLQKKGIIATRPDIVQLYMALGGIPYYLDMLQKGESIVQAMDRICFEKDAPLYLEYDELFSSLFNKSIRHQKIIQLLANHPSGMTRESLLEATDFLSGGGFSDLLDELTYSGFIATEIPYGKTSNESIIKLKDCYTLFYLKYIKIYHGKSFGIWAKLSAMPSWKSWSGLAFENVCFKHIHNIVNALKIGGILNTYHSWVHRGKDEMKGAQIDLLIDRADNVINICEIKFNQAPFVITSDYVSKIKTKLASFSHFTKSRKALFVTFITASGLQSNKYSNELVQNEIHLDDLFKE; translated from the coding sequence ATGGAATTGGTAGGACGAAAAAAGGAAAAAAAAGCCTTGCTTGATTTGCTAAAAACAGATAAGTCAGAGCTTGTGGCAGTCTTAGGTCGTAGGCGTGTGGGAAAGACATTTTTGGTAAAGTCTACATATAAAGGGAATGTCCTTTTCCAAATGACTGGTTTGTACAAAAGTACATTATCGGAGCATATGGAGCGATTTGCAAAACGTCTCGGTGAAGCCTATGGACTAGATATGGCTACATTGCCGCCTAGAGATTGGTTTCATGCATTTGATATGTTGCAGACGTTGATAGGACGACAAAAAGGTAAATCAAAAAAGGTAATATTCCTAGATGAGTTCCCTTGGATGGCTACCAATAAATCCAGGTTTTTGACAGCATTTACGGACTTTTGGAATTCTTTTGCTGTAGATAGAACTGACTTGGTCATTGTGATCTGTGGTTCGTCCGCTTCTTGGATGATCAAAAAAGTCCTAAAGAATAAAGGTGGACTACACAATAGGGTGACATCAAGGATAGCATTGTTGCCATTTACACTGTCAGAAACAGAACTGTTTTTACAGAAAAAAGGTATCATCGCTACACGGCCAGATATCGTACAGCTTTACATGGCATTGGGTGGTATTCCGTATTATTTGGATATGCTACAGAAGGGAGAGAGCATCGTACAAGCAATGGATAGAATATGTTTTGAAAAGGATGCACCCTTATATTTGGAGTACGACGAGTTGTTTAGCTCATTGTTTAATAAGAGTATCCGACATCAAAAAATAATACAACTTCTAGCAAATCATCCGAGTGGTATGACGAGGGAGAGCTTACTTGAAGCAACAGACTTTCTATCAGGTGGTGGATTTTCAGATTTATTGGACGAGTTGACGTATTCTGGCTTTATAGCGACTGAGATACCTTACGGAAAAACAAGTAATGAAAGCATCATCAAACTGAAAGACTGCTACACGCTATTTTACTTGAAATACATCAAAATTTATCATGGTAAATCTTTCGGAATATGGGCGAAATTATCAGCAATGCCAAGCTGGAAAAGTTGGAGTGGCTTGGCTTTTGAAAATGTGTGTTTCAAGCATATACATAATATAGTCAACGCATTAAAAATAGGAGGTATATTGAATACTTATCACAGTTGGGTGCATCGCGGCAAAGACGAAATGAAAGGCGCACAAATAGATTTATTGATAGACCGAGCAGATAATGTGATCAATATCTGCGAAATAAAATTCAATCAAGCACCCTTTGTAATTACTTCAGACTACGTGAGTAAAATTAAAACCAAACTAGCTTCTTTCAGTCACTTTACCAAGAGCAGAAAAGCCCTTTTTGTTACATTTATCACGGCTTCAGGCTTGCAGTCAAATAAATATTCCAATGAACTCGTTCAGAATGAAATACACCTAGATGACTTATTTAAAGAGTAA
- the creD gene encoding cell envelope integrity protein CreD — translation MTTTSFFQNQGTKITLKLALIFMLTLFLLIPKFMILDLVQERQKLSETVIDEVSKGWGSKQIHTGPAVVIPYFQYIQGEDKTKPAVKTKTQIVIFPEQLSIDGKLNTEEKYRSLYKVLLYNSALTVKGSFKLPESSITNINSADILWNEASVIMGISDLKGINDEIALQCNGKTVSLNPGMSDISFSSLPISKQENAYALPANDYQTYNITTGLQGKIDLGDTKQNYVFSYSLKLRGSKALLFAPLAKSTKVNIQSSFADPVYFGGFLPDHTTNTQGFDATWNILEYNKSTPAFVKQNTNISLGDNLFGVEIRVLVDNYAKTHRAGKYMILFVILTFMVVFLTEIVHRIHIHIFQYTLIGLALAIFFTLLLSISEFWGFDLAYFGAAAATIGLIFLYSLGMFKNKKSSGLLFGLMVALFAYIYIIIQLKKTALLAGSIGLFVIVALTMYVTRKIKWFEEGDLNENTNLQ, via the coding sequence ATGACAACAACATCTTTTTTTCAGAATCAAGGAACCAAAATTACTCTTAAACTAGCCCTAATTTTTATGCTCACTTTATTTCTATTGATCCCAAAGTTTATGATTTTGGATTTGGTACAAGAACGTCAAAAACTCAGCGAAACCGTTATCGATGAAGTGTCCAAAGGCTGGGGCAGCAAACAAATTCACACTGGACCTGCAGTAGTTATACCTTATTTCCAATACATACAGGGTGAAGATAAAACTAAACCGGCTGTAAAAACAAAAACTCAGATAGTCATCTTTCCTGAGCAATTATCGATAGATGGCAAATTGAATACTGAAGAAAAGTACAGAAGCCTTTACAAAGTGCTACTCTACAACTCAGCCCTTACTGTCAAAGGAAGCTTCAAACTACCCGAATCTTCAATAACCAACATCAACTCAGCAGATATATTGTGGAATGAGGCATCGGTAATTATGGGCATTTCGGATTTGAAAGGCATCAATGATGAAATAGCCCTACAATGTAATGGAAAAACTGTCTCACTAAACCCTGGTATGTCGGATATTAGTTTTTCTAGTTTGCCAATATCCAAACAGGAAAACGCTTATGCTTTGCCTGCAAATGATTATCAAACGTACAATATAACTACTGGATTACAAGGAAAAATCGACTTGGGTGACACGAAGCAAAATTATGTTTTTTCATACAGTTTGAAATTAAGAGGATCAAAAGCACTTTTATTTGCTCCTTTAGCAAAGTCTACAAAAGTCAATATCCAATCATCTTTTGCGGATCCTGTCTATTTCGGAGGATTTTTGCCAGACCATACTACCAACACTCAAGGTTTTGATGCGACATGGAATATTTTAGAGTATAATAAATCTACCCCTGCATTTGTAAAACAAAATACGAATATATCGCTTGGAGACAACCTTTTTGGTGTTGAAATCCGCGTGCTTGTCGATAACTATGCTAAAACGCATCGTGCCGGCAAATATATGATCCTATTTGTGATTCTGACATTTATGGTTGTTTTCCTTACGGAAATTGTGCATCGGATACACATCCATATCTTCCAATACACCTTGATTGGCCTAGCATTAGCGATATTTTTCACCTTACTTCTTTCCATTTCCGAGTTTTGGGGGTTTGATTTGGCGTATTTTGGGGCTGCTGCTGCTACTATTGGACTGATATTTTTGTATAGTTTAGGTATGTTTAAGAACAAGAAAAGCTCAGGTTTACTTTTTGGCTTAATGGTAGCATTATTTGCTTACATATATATCATTATTCAACTGAAAAAAACAGCTTTACTCGCTGGATCGATTGGACTCTTTGTCATCGTTGCATTGACGATGTATGTGACCCGGAAGATTAAGTGGTTTGAGGAAGGAGATTTAAATGAAAACACTAATTTGCAGTAA
- a CDS encoding transcriptional regulator: protein MSILMVNEWVNFNDMKQMLELSDGNLASHTIALESKNYIEVRKAFVGRKPETSYRATAIGKQSFQKHIEALATLIGKG from the coding sequence ATGTCTATCCTCATGGTCAATGAATGGGTAAACTTCAACGATATGAAGCAAATGCTTGAGCTGTCTGATGGCAACCTGGCAAGTCATACGATTGCGCTGGAAAGTAAAAATTATATAGAAGTACGCAAGGCGTTTGTAGGGCGAAAACCAGAGACATCATATCGGGCGACAGCGATAGGAAAACAATCTTTCCAAAAACACATAGAAGCATTAGCAACTCTGATTGGCAAAGGCTAG
- a CDS encoding diacylglycerol kinase family protein, with product MKVKEHKYSLIQCITHAFNGFKVMWLSEINFRIHLVIALIVLFAGIVLDLSSLEFVAVLLCIDLVLAAETFNTAIEQICNFISPNINSEIKFIKDTSAGGVLILATISILIGIIIFLPKIYQNIFSI from the coding sequence TTGAAAGTAAAAGAACATAAATATTCACTTATTCAGTGCATCACTCACGCCTTCAATGGTTTCAAGGTGATGTGGTTATCAGAAATCAATTTCAGAATTCATTTGGTTATTGCTCTAATAGTTTTGTTTGCAGGAATAGTTTTAGATTTAAGTAGTTTAGAATTTGTTGCTGTTTTACTTTGTATTGACTTGGTTTTGGCTGCCGAAACATTTAATACTGCAATAGAACAAATTTGTAATTTCATCAGTCCGAATATAAATTCAGAAATAAAATTCATAAAAGATACAAGCGCAGGTGGCGTTTTGATATTAGCAACAATTTCGATTTTAATTGGCATAATCATTTTTTTACCTAAAATATATCAGAACATATTTTCCATATGA